In Flagellatimonas centrodinii, a single window of DNA contains:
- the miaB gene encoding tRNA (N6-isopentenyl adenosine(37)-C2)-methylthiotransferase MiaB — MSKKLYLITYGCQMNEYDSTKMADVLGKSHGYTRTQDPDEADLLLLNTCSVREKAQEKVFSELGRWKDWKAAVPGRVIGVGGCVASQEGQAIASRAPMVDIVFGPQTLHRLPALLDSTRASRKPAIDVSFPEIEKFDRLPAPRAEGVTAFVSIMEGCSKYCTFCVVPYTRGTEVSRPLDDVLTECAQLVDQGVREITLLGQNVNAYRGPMGQTGEVCDLALLINYLARFPGLQRIRYTTSHPAELGDALIDAFADEPKLASYLHLPVQSGSDRILGMMKRGYSRAEYLAKIRRIRAARPDISLSSDFIIGFPSERDEDFVQTMDLIAEAGFDGAFSFNYSPRPGTPADNLRDSVPLDVKQQRLKILQDRIRGLDTDFKQALVGSVQSVLVEKPARKGQGQMAGRTSTNRWINFEAPAHLIGQFVDVEVTEALPNSLRGRWRPATGTAAAA; from the coding sequence ATGTCCAAGAAGCTCTACCTCATCACCTACGGGTGCCAGATGAATGAGTACGACTCGACCAAGATGGCCGACGTGCTCGGGAAATCCCATGGCTACACCCGGACTCAGGACCCTGACGAGGCTGACCTGTTGCTGCTCAACACCTGCTCTGTGCGCGAAAAGGCGCAGGAAAAGGTGTTCTCCGAGCTCGGCCGCTGGAAGGACTGGAAGGCGGCCGTGCCGGGACGGGTGATCGGCGTCGGCGGCTGTGTCGCCAGCCAGGAAGGGCAGGCCATCGCCAGCCGCGCGCCGATGGTCGACATCGTGTTCGGCCCGCAGACCCTGCACCGGCTGCCGGCGCTGCTCGACAGCACCCGCGCCAGCCGCAAGCCCGCCATCGACGTCAGCTTTCCCGAGATCGAGAAGTTTGACCGCCTGCCGGCGCCGCGCGCCGAGGGCGTCACCGCCTTTGTCAGCATCATGGAAGGCTGTTCCAAGTACTGCACCTTCTGTGTGGTGCCCTACACCCGCGGCACCGAGGTGAGCCGGCCGCTGGATGACGTGCTCACCGAATGCGCCCAACTGGTGGACCAGGGCGTGCGTGAGATCACCCTGCTGGGGCAGAACGTCAACGCCTATCGCGGGCCGATGGGGCAGACCGGCGAGGTCTGCGACCTGGCCCTGCTGATCAACTATCTGGCGCGCTTCCCCGGCCTGCAGCGGATTCGGTACACCACCAGCCATCCGGCCGAGCTCGGCGATGCGCTGATCGATGCCTTTGCCGACGAACCAAAGCTGGCCAGCTACCTGCACCTACCCGTGCAGAGTGGGTCAGACCGAATCCTCGGCATGATGAAGCGGGGCTACAGCCGCGCTGAATATCTGGCGAAGATTCGTCGCATACGCGCGGCGCGTCCGGACATCTCGCTGTCGTCGGATTTCATCATCGGCTTCCCGTCAGAACGTGACGAGGACTTTGTGCAGACCATGGACCTGATCGCCGAAGCCGGGTTCGACGGTGCCTTCAGCTTCAACTACAGCCCGCGTCCGGGCACGCCGGCGGACAACCTGCGCGACAGCGTGCCGCTGGACGTCAAACAGCAACGGCTGAAAATCCTGCAGGACCGGATTCGTGGGCTCGATACCGATTTCAAACAGGCGTTGGTCGGCAGCGTGCAGTCGGTGCTGGTGGAGAAGCCGGCACGCAAGGGCCAGGGGCAGATGGCCGGCCGGACCTCGACCAACCGCTGGATCAACTTCGAGGCGCCAGCGCATCTGATCGGGCAGTTCGTTGATGTCGAGGTAACCGAGGCGTTGCCCAACTCCCTGCGGGGACGCTGGCGGCCGGCGACCGGCACCGCTGCCGCCGCATGA
- a CDS encoding NADPH:quinone oxidoreductase family protein, with the protein MRAIVCTELGGPDRLQLQTLPARKPGATEVLLRVAAAGVNFPDTLIIQGKYQLRAEPPFIPGAEVAGEVLEVGAKVRHLKPGDRVAALVSVGGYASEAIAAADACLPIPADMPMDEAAGFALAYGTVIHALVQCGRLHHDDTLLVLGAAGGVGLAAVQLGKLMGARVIAAASTDDKLALAKAHGADETVNYSQVSLKEAVKGLTKGQGANVIFDPVGGPLAQDCLSAAAWGGRYLVVGFAEGTIPQLPANRLLLKEVAAVGVHWGAFVVREPARNLENFRQLFAWYEEGRFKPVISARYPLEQAARALQDMEARSVTGKVVLIP; encoded by the coding sequence ATGCGCGCCATCGTCTGTACCGAACTGGGCGGCCCCGACCGCCTGCAGCTCCAGACCCTGCCGGCGCGCAAGCCCGGTGCCACCGAGGTCCTGTTGCGGGTGGCCGCCGCCGGGGTCAACTTCCCCGATACGCTGATCATCCAGGGCAAGTACCAGCTGCGTGCCGAGCCACCGTTCATTCCCGGCGCCGAAGTCGCGGGCGAGGTGCTGGAGGTCGGCGCCAAAGTGCGTCACCTGAAGCCGGGCGATCGGGTGGCCGCATTGGTGTCGGTTGGCGGTTATGCCAGCGAGGCCATCGCTGCCGCCGATGCCTGCCTGCCGATCCCGGCCGACATGCCGATGGACGAGGCGGCCGGTTTCGCGCTCGCCTACGGCACCGTGATCCATGCCCTGGTGCAGTGTGGGCGTTTGCACCATGACGACACCCTGCTGGTGCTGGGGGCGGCCGGCGGGGTCGGCCTGGCGGCGGTACAGCTGGGCAAGCTGATGGGCGCGCGGGTGATCGCTGCCGCCTCCACTGATGACAAACTGGCGCTGGCCAAGGCCCACGGTGCCGATGAAACCGTGAACTACAGCCAGGTGTCGCTGAAGGAGGCGGTCAAGGGGCTGACCAAGGGACAGGGCGCCAATGTCATCTTTGACCCGGTCGGCGGCCCGCTGGCGCAGGATTGCCTGTCGGCCGCGGCTTGGGGGGGGCGCTATCTGGTGGTGGGCTTTGCTGAAGGCACCATTCCCCAGTTGCCGGCCAATCGCCTGCTGCTCAAAGAGGTGGCCGCAGTCGGCGTGCATTGGGGCGCGTTCGTGGTGCGCGAGCCGGCACGCAACCTCGAGAATTTCCGCCAGCTGTTCGCCTGGTACGAGGAAGGGCGGTTCAAGCCGGTGATCTCCGCGCGGTATCCACTGGAGCAGGCGGCTCGCGCCCTGCAGGACATGGAAGCCCGTAGCGTCACCGGCAAGGTGGTGCTGATACCGTAG
- the ybeY gene encoding rRNA maturation RNase YbeY, which produces MKAEPPPLDIVVQRCVPAAGIPAANSLRRFARAALADRGGELTLRLVDAVESQALNHRFRGKDRPTNVLSFPYDGPGLLGDLVLCAEVVAEEARQQGKRPQHHWAHLVVHGCLHLQGLDHEAAAEADAMEAREIAILRELGIDNPYA; this is translated from the coding sequence ATGAAGGCTGAGCCCCCGCCGCTGGACATCGTGGTCCAGCGGTGCGTGCCGGCGGCCGGGATTCCGGCGGCCAACAGCCTGCGTCGCTTCGCCCGCGCGGCGCTGGCCGACCGTGGCGGCGAGCTGACCCTGAGACTGGTGGACGCCGTGGAATCGCAGGCGCTCAATCACCGCTTTCGCGGCAAGGACCGGCCGACCAACGTACTGTCGTTCCCCTACGACGGGCCGGGCTTGCTCGGTGACCTGGTGCTGTGCGCCGAGGTGGTGGCCGAAGAGGCGCGTCAGCAGGGCAAACGGCCCCAACATCATTGGGCCCATCTGGTGGTCCATGGCTGTCTGCATCTGCAGGGCCTGGATCATGAGGCCGCCGCCGAGGCCGACGCCATGGAGGCGCGCGAAATCGCGATACTGCGCGAACTCGGTATCGATAACCCCTATGCTTGA
- a CDS encoding low molecular weight protein-tyrosine-phosphatase codes for MFNRIAVLCTGNICRSPIAEGLLRTALPGRTVFSAGTAAVIGAPADPHSVAVMRANGLDIAAHRAQQATQPMLQGADLILVLDQGHADWVTRRYPQLRGRVHKVCKWRDNADVDDPYRHPREAFARAYVEIEQGVQDWLQRL; via the coding sequence ATGTTCAATCGTATCGCCGTGCTTTGCACCGGCAACATCTGTCGCAGTCCCATCGCCGAAGGGCTGCTGCGCACCGCATTGCCGGGGCGCACGGTATTTTCAGCGGGGACAGCGGCGGTCATCGGCGCGCCAGCTGATCCACATTCGGTCGCCGTCATGCGGGCCAACGGCCTGGATATTGCGGCCCATCGGGCACAGCAGGCGACCCAGCCGATGCTGCAGGGGGCCGACTTGATCCTGGTGCTCGATCAGGGCCATGCCGACTGGGTGACCCGCCGCTACCCCCAGTTGCGCGGGCGTGTGCACAAGGTTTGCAAGTGGCGCGACAATGCCGACGTCGACGACCCGTACCGTCACCCCCGTGAAGCCTTCGCTCGCGCTTACGTCGAAATCGAGCAGGGTGTGCAGGACTGGCTGCAGCGGCTCTAG
- a CDS encoding PhoH family protein — protein MSAPTRPAQARIDLVLRPDDSERLVNLAGPFDAHLRQIELRLGIEIRNRGNHFQLVGSRGDAQRGEAVLTALFNLADDQPITTEQVHLALAEHTEDHAEPLSVQEVSPQGEIIIRTRRGVVRGRSVQQKAYLSAINTHDLNFGVGPAGTGKTYLAVASAVNALERDRVRRIVLVRPAVEAGEKLGFLPGDMADKINPYLRPLYDALYEMMGFEKVARLTEKNVIEVAPLAFMRGRTLNESYVILDEAQNTTIEQMKMFLTRLGFGSVAVVTGDVTQIDLPRHEKSGLKHALQVLAGVPGISLTSFRKEDVVRHPLVQAVVEAYEKFEAAHEG, from the coding sequence ATGAGCGCGCCCACCCGCCCGGCACAGGCCCGCATCGATCTGGTGTTGCGGCCCGATGACAGTGAGCGGCTGGTCAATCTGGCCGGCCCCTTCGACGCCCACTTGCGACAGATCGAGCTGCGGCTGGGCATCGAGATCCGCAATCGCGGCAACCACTTCCAGCTGGTCGGCAGCCGCGGCGATGCCCAGCGAGGCGAGGCGGTACTGACGGCGCTGTTCAACCTCGCGGACGATCAACCGATCACCACCGAGCAGGTTCACCTGGCGTTGGCCGAACACACCGAAGACCATGCCGAGCCGCTGTCGGTGCAGGAGGTGTCGCCGCAGGGCGAGATCATCATCCGCACCCGGCGCGGCGTGGTGCGCGGGCGCAGCGTTCAGCAGAAGGCCTACCTCAGCGCCATCAATACCCACGACCTGAACTTCGGGGTGGGTCCGGCCGGCACCGGCAAGACCTATCTCGCGGTGGCCAGTGCCGTCAACGCGCTGGAGCGCGACCGCGTGCGCCGGATCGTGCTGGTGCGGCCCGCGGTTGAAGCCGGCGAGAAGCTGGGCTTCCTGCCCGGCGACATGGCCGACAAGATCAACCCGTATCTACGGCCGCTGTATGACGCGCTGTACGAGATGATGGGCTTCGAGAAAGTGGCGCGGCTGACGGAGAAGAACGTGATCGAGGTGGCGCCGCTGGCCTTCATGCGCGGCCGCACGCTCAACGAGAGCTACGTGATTCTCGACGAGGCGCAGAACACCACCATCGAGCAGATGAAGATGTTCCTCACCCGCCTGGGCTTCGGCAGTGTCGCCGTGGTCACCGGCGATGTCACTCAGATCGACCTGCCGCGCCACGAGAAGAGTGGCCTCAAGCACGCCCTGCAGGTGCTGGCCGGCGTGCCCGGCATCAGCCTCACCAGCTTCCGAAAGGAAGACGTGGTGCGGCACCCGCTGGTGCAGGCGGTGGTGGAGGCCTACGAGAAGTTCGAGGCCGCGCATGAAGGCTGA